The segment AATAAAATCATTTTTAATTAAAGCAATCTCTCCGATTGTTGCTGTTGTGGACATAATTAAAGAATTGGATTTGAACAAAGTTCTAACTCCTTTAATAGACACTTTTTCAATGGAGTTATGTAGAACATCGCCGTTTTCTCTAATATCTTTAAGTGTGAATCAATTAATATCCCCCTCTTTTCAAAACTCTTTATTTGATTTAAGAGGAGTATATCCGTTTTTAATATCAAAAATATCTTCTATTTTATAGAAAGAATTGTTGCCTTTATATTGAAAGAGCAATTTCTCAAAAAAATTCATTACTCTTCTCCTTCAAGTTCAAAAATGATTTTATCGATTTCACTACGTAAAACAGCTTGACGAGCAACAATTTCTTTAAGTTCTGCATTAAGTTTTTTGATATCAATAACTTCTTTTGTATCTTCTTTTTCAACATATGAATTTACAGAAAGGTTGTAATCATTATCTCTAATTTGGTCATATGAAGCCACTTTAACAAAGTTTTGTAAGTCTTTTCTTTTGTTGTATAAATCTAAAATATGTGCGATATTTTCGTCTGTAAGTTTGTTTTTATTAGATTTTTTAACAAAGAAACTTGATGCATCGATAAATGTGACATCAGTATCTTTTCTGTTCTTTTTAAGCACTAAAATGCAAGTTGCAATTTCTGGTCCAAAAAATAAATTCTCTGGGAGTTGAATGATTGAATCAACAAAATTATTATTAATTAAATACTTACGAATTTTTTGCTCAGCCTTGCCACGATACATAATTCCAGGAAAACAAACAATGGCAGCTGTTCCTTCTGGGGATAAGTTGTTTAGAGCATGGAGTATAAAAGCTCAATCAGCTTTTGAACTAGGAGCAAGCACCCCAGGACCAGTGAAACGTGGATCATTAATTAAAGTTTTATCATTTTTTTTATTTCAACTAATTGAATATGGAGGGTTAGAAACAATTACATCAAAGAATGTATTTCATTCTTTTGGATTTGTTAAAGTATCATCGCAGTAAATGTGAAACTTATCAAAATCCATATCATGAAGGAACATGTTCATTCTACAAAGGTTGAATGTTGTAACGTTAATTTCTTGTCCAAAAACACCACTTGTGATATTTTTAGCACCTAAAATCTTAACTGCTTGTAAAAGAAGTGAACCTGAACCAGCACACATATCGTAAACATTTTTAATATGCTTTTTATCTCCAATTGCTAATTTCACAAGCAAGTTACTTACTTCTTGAGGTGTAAAGTATTCACCACCACTTTTACCTGCATTTGATGCATACATACCCATTAAATATTCATAAGCATCACCGAATACATCAATTGAATTATCTTTTAAGTTTCCAAGGTTCATGCTTTGGACACCTTTTAAAAGCTTCACAAGTTTGTTGTTTCTTTTTGGAACTGTATCACCTAATTTGTTACTATTTACATCAAAATCTTGGAAAAGACCCTTAAAATCATCTTCGCTATCTTTTCCTCTTGAAGAGTGTTCAATTGAATCGAAAATTCTTTTTAAAGTTTCATTTAAGTTTTCATCATATTCTGCGTTTTTAACAACATTAACAAAAAGATCTTTGCTTTCAATGAAAAACCCTATTTCTTTTGCTATTTCATTTTTAGTTTCTTCATGAATTACTCCTTGATATTTTTCATAATCAAAATCTGTATCACCAGCTTCAGCTTGTCTGTTGTTAAATTCTCTGACCATTTTTCCAGAAAGAAAACGATAAAACATTGCGCCAAGGACGTAGTTTTTAAAGTCTCACCCATCAACGCTTCCTCTAAGTTCATCAGCTATTTTTCAAATACTTGTATGTAATTCGTTTCTTTCTAATTCTTTTTTGTTATCCATAATACACTCCTAATTTTTCATATTTTTCAGCAATTTTTATTTCTCTATTTAAAATTTTATCTTATTTATTTGATTGATACTTGTAAATGAAATTTTTATTTCAAATTTGTGTTTTAGCAAGTTTTGTAAGATCAAAACAAAATGATTTTGTATTAAATTTCAGCCTTAAAATAAATATTGAAAGGTCAAGAATTTAGTAAAATTTTAATAGATTGATTAACTCTTTAAGTTAATTATTTTTATTATCAAAATTAAAGAATTTAGAAAGGTGTTTTTTATGATAATTGGTAACGCACAAGTTGCTATTGATGCAATTAAAAAATATGACAATATTGTTATTTTCCATCACATCCGTCCTGATGGAGATTGTCTTGGTTCTCAAGCTGGACTTGCTGAACTTATTAAAACCAACTTCCCAGATAAAAAAGTGTTTAAAGTAGGTGATGCACAAGGTTCATTCCCATTTATGAATTTTGAATTTGACAAAATCGAAGATGTTGATTTTACTAATTCGCTTGGAATTGTTGTTGATGCTTCTTCAGGTGATAGAATTGAATGCGCAGAGCTTTTATACGAAAATAAAACAACTGCCAAATTAAGAATTGACCACCATCCAAATGATAGTGATATTAAATATGACTATCTTTGAGTCGATGAATATTATGCTGCTGCAGCTGAAATGATTGCTAAAATTGCTTATGAAGGTAAAATGAAAGTCACTAAAGAAGCTGCTAGCTACATTTACCTCGGAATAAACACAGATAGCGGAAGATTCTTATATCCTGAAACTTCAGCTAGAACTCATGAACTTGTGGCTTTTTTAATGAAAGAAGCTAACTTCCATCCTAAAGAAATTCTTAGAGAAATGTCAAAAAGAACTTCAAAACAAATTAAATTTATCGGAAACATTTTAAGTGGATTTAAAAAAGATGGAAGAGTTTTATATTATGAAATTACTCAAGATGTTTTAGATAAATTTGGATATAACTCATTTGAAGCCGCACAATTTGTTAATGAAATTGGAAACATTGAAGATAATTCTTGTTGAGCTTTATTTGTTCAGCTTGAAGATGGAAATGTTCGTGGTAGATTACGTTCAAATGGACCACTTGTAAATAAAGTAGCTCGTTTATACAATGGTGGTGGACATGACAATGCTGCTGGAATTACACTTTCTAGCTGAGATCAAGTTAGTGATGTTCTTAAAAACTTAAACGAAGAAATTGTAAGATTTGAGGCGGAAAAATAATGCAAATTGGATCATTAAAAGAAGTAACAGAAAAACTTTTAAAATATGATAGCATTGTTATTTTCCACCACATCCGTCCTGATGGAGATTGTCTTGGTTCTCAATTCGGACTTAAAGAACTTCTTGAAACTAACTTTCCAAATAAGAAAGTTTATGCTATTGGTGATGCTAAAAACTCATTTGGATTTTTAAATTTAGTTCATGATGAAATTCCAAGCAAAGAAATTCTTAAAAATTCACTTGGAGTTATTGTTGATGCTAACTTTAAAGATAGAATTGAGTGCCGTGAGGTTCTTGATGCAAATCTTTTCCCAGAAACAATTAGAATTGATCATCATCCAAACGAAGATGATTTAGATAATTGCACTCGTTGGGTAGATAGTTCATATGTAGCAGCTGATGAAATGGTTACTGAAATTGCATACGAAAATAATTGAAGAATCACTCCAAAAGCTGCAAATTTACTTTATCTTGGAATTAACACAGATAGTGGAAGATTTTTATATAACAACACAACAAGTAGAACTTTAAGACTTGCTGCTCATTTATATGAAAATGGACTTGATACTGATTTAATTCACCAAAGCTTGGCTAAAACTAGTTTAAACGATTTACAGTTCCAATCTTGAATTATGAGTACCCTTAAAACTCGTGATTCAGTTGCTTATATTCAAAATGATTTAGCAACTACTTTAAAAATGGGTAAAACACCTCAAACTTCAGTAAGACCTAACTTAATTGCTAACATTGATGGATATCCAATTTGAGTTCAATTCACTGAAGAAGAGGGTGGAAAAATTAGAGTTGAGTTCCGTTCAAATGGACCAATTGTTCGTAATGTTGCGGTTAAATGAGGTGGTGGAGGACATGAAAGAGCCTCTGGATGTATGCTTGATAGCTTTGCTGATGTTGAAGCAGTTATTGATGATTGTGCTAGCGAAGTTAGAAGATACAATGCTGAAAAAAAATAATTAATCTACTTTAAAAACTATGCTAAAACTAGCATGGTTTTTTGTTACTTTTTGCACCTTTAAGATCTTAAATAAATGTTACTTACAAAATTTTTGAACGGCAAAAAAAGCTTCCAACATTTAAAATTTAGCAAATAAAAAATTATTTTGCTAAATTTGCTAGTTAATGCTATAATAATAAATATGAAAATAAGTAATGCAAGTGCTAAAAAAATGTACACCCAAATTAATGATCAATTAAGGCTCACTGAAGAATATGAAAACATCCTTAAAAGAACAGTGGAGATTTTCATTGAAGAAGGTGAAGTTGTAAGTAGCTCATTAATACTTAAAAAAAGTAAAGGTTTAATTAATTCTTCTAGTGCTAAAATTCGCTACCAAATGAGCGATTTAGAGCTTGAAGAGTACTTAGAAAAAAGCCACTCTTCAGCTGGTAGAAAGCCAACAATCAAAGGGATTGATTATTATTCTAAGTTTCTTCTTGATTCAGATAAAAATAAATGAATTAAAAAAATAGAAGAAGAAATTAAGCAAAAGTTTGCTCAAAAAAAAGGAGAAATTGAGCAAACTGTTGATAAAGCAGCTGAAGTGATTTCGGAAATAACCGGAATTACCCTTGTTACTACTAACGTTAACATTAATGAAGAAGAAACAATGAAAGGACTCGAATTAATTCCGCTTTCAGAATCATCAGCTACTATTGTAATGGTGGTGTCAAGTGGAAAAGTGCATTCAAAAATCTTAAATTTTAATTCTAATGAAATTTCAATTTCGGATTTAAAAATAGCGGTAAATATTTTTAAAGAACGTTTAATAGATACTAAAATTTGTGATTTAATTACTAAAACTGACTTGCTTAGAGAACCGCTTTCGCAAGCAGTGCAAAATTATCAAAATGTTTTAGAATCATTTGTCAACCAAGTTTTTAAAGGAATTATCCAAGAAAATACTCAAAATAAAATCTATGGAAAAAACAACATCATTTTAAATCGTGATATTAACCGCCAGGAGCTAGTTAAATTGATTGATTTAATTGAAAATTATTCAGTTTGAGAAGATATTAATGCAAAACATAAAACTAATGAAACTACTAAAATTAATGTTAACGATTCAACAGCACTTATTTCTAAGAAAATTGATTCGCAAAAATATCACATTGCCGAAATTTCAGCAGTAGGTACTAATACTAAAAACTTACCTAAAATGAAAGTAGCAATTGCATTGCTTGAAGATTTTTTAAATACTAGTGAAGATAAAAATAAATAAAGAGGTTAAATTTTATGTTTAATAGAAATAATAAAGAACACTTAAAAATCGGAGATAAACTTAGTGGTTATTTTGAAATGCTTGCAAATGGCGAAGTTATTTCAAAATACAGTGGTGAAAAACAAATTGAACTTGGTAAAGATGAATATTTACCAAAATTCGACAAGTTATTAGTAAATCGTAAGATATATAAAAATATGGAAGTAAAATTTACCTTTCCAAAAAATTATGAAGATGAGCTTGTAGCTGGTAAAAGTGTTATTATCACAATTATTGACTTAAAAGTGTCTCATAAAAAGCACTTTGAAATGAAAATTAATGAAAAAGATGAAAAAGTTGCTGAGCTTGAAAAAGAACTTGCTAAAGTTCAAAGTCAATTAGTGATTAAAGAAAAAGAACTTATGCTTCAAGCAGAAGCATTCAAAAGAAAAGCTGAAGAATTTCAATCACTTGCTAAAGCGCAACTTGATCAAGAAATTGAAAAAAGAGTTGCTAAATATGAAGCAGAAAAAAAAGAA is part of the Mycoplasmopsis gallinacea genome and harbors:
- a CDS encoding DHH family phosphoesterase — encoded protein: MIIGNAQVAIDAIKKYDNIVIFHHIRPDGDCLGSQAGLAELIKTNFPDKKVFKVGDAQGSFPFMNFEFDKIEDVDFTNSLGIVVDASSGDRIECAELLYENKTTAKLRIDHHPNDSDIKYDYLWVDEYYAAAAEMIAKIAYEGKMKVTKEAASYIYLGINTDSGRFLYPETSARTHELVAFLMKEANFHPKEILREMSKRTSKQIKFIGNILSGFKKDGRVLYYEITQDVLDKFGYNSFEAAQFVNEIGNIEDNSCWALFVQLEDGNVRGRLRSNGPLVNKVARLYNGGGHDNAAGITLSSWDQVSDVLKNLNEEIVRFEAEK
- a CDS encoding DHH family phosphoesterase; the protein is MQIGSLKEVTEKLLKYDSIVIFHHIRPDGDCLGSQFGLKELLETNFPNKKVYAIGDAKNSFGFLNLVHDEIPSKEILKNSLGVIVDANFKDRIECREVLDANLFPETIRIDHHPNEDDLDNCTRWVDSSYVAADEMVTEIAYENNWRITPKAANLLYLGINTDSGRFLYNNTTSRTLRLAAHLYENGLDTDLIHQSLAKTSLNDLQFQSWIMSTLKTRDSVAYIQNDLATTLKMGKTPQTSVRPNLIANIDGYPIWVQFTEEEGGKIRVEFRSNGPIVRNVAVKWGGGGHERASGCMLDSFADVEAVIDDCASEVRRYNAEKK
- a CDS encoding heat-inducible transcriptional repressor HrcA — protein: MKISNASAKKMYTQINDQLRLTEEYENILKRTVEIFIEEGEVVSSSLILKKSKGLINSSSAKIRYQMSDLELEEYLEKSHSSAGRKPTIKGIDYYSKFLLDSDKNKWIKKIEEEIKQKFAQKKGEIEQTVDKAAEVISEITGITLVTTNVNINEEETMKGLELIPLSESSATIVMVVSSGKVHSKILNFNSNEISISDLKIAVNIFKERLIDTKICDLITKTDLLREPLSQAVQNYQNVLESFVNQVFKGIIQENTQNKIYGKNNIILNRDINRQELVKLIDLIENYSVWEDINAKHKTNETTKINVNDSTALISKKIDSQKYHIAEISAVGTNTKNLPKMKVAIALLEDFLNTSEDKNK
- the grpE gene encoding nucleotide exchange factor GrpE encodes the protein MFNRNNKEHLKIGDKLSGYFEMLANGEVISKYSGEKQIELGKDEYLPKFDKLLVNRKIYKNMEVKFTFPKNYEDELVAGKSVIITIIDLKVSHKKHFEMKINEKDEKVAELEKELAKVQSQLVIKEKELMLQAEAFKRKAEEFQSLAKAQLDQEIEKRVAKYEAEKKEAKKYALVSFVEDLMEPFNNFVLAAKSGENSDDITLRNYCIGFDIVKRQFENVFANNDVTVIYPEVGQSFNAHEQEAIDVVENSNLANEEIVKVVRFGVKVGDRVVKPATVIINKNLAN
- a CDS encoding type I restriction-modification system subunit M is translated as MDNKKELERNELHTSIWKIADELRGSVDGWDFKNYVLGAMFYRFLSGKMVREFNNRQAEAGDTDFDYEKYQGVIHEETKNEIAKEIGFFIESKDLFVNVVKNAEYDENLNETLKRIFDSIEHSSRGKDSEDDFKGLFQDFDVNSNKLGDTVPKRNNKLVKLLKGVQSMNLGNLKDNSIDVFGDAYEYLMGMYASNAGKSGGEYFTPQEVSNLLVKLAIGDKKHIKNVYDMCAGSGSLLLQAVKILGAKNITSGVFGQEINVTTFNLCRMNMFLHDMDFDKFHIYCDDTLTNPKEWNTFFDVIVSNPPYSISWNKKNDKTLINDPRFTGPGVLAPSSKADWAFILHALNNLSPEGTAAIVCFPGIMYRGKAEQKIRKYLINNNFVDSIIQLPENLFFGPEIATCILVLKKNRKDTDVTFIDASSFFVKKSNKNKLTDENIAHILDLYNKRKDLQNFVKVASYDQIRDNDYNLSVNSYVEKEDTKEVIDIKKLNAELKEIVARQAVLRSEIDKIIFELEGEE